One stretch of Sinomonas terrae DNA includes these proteins:
- a CDS encoding DUF5134 domain-containing protein, with product MTGNILIQAMVTVLAAVVAALYLPDLGKRHGARTRVNAGLHLLMAAGMAAMVWPFGRQVPPALGAAVFVAAAAVYAYQIVVPERRRSSSGLESHQHRGALLWYHFAMMAAMAWMYAAMGLSMASMQARQHIAMAMPATSMPGMGQPVPRLGDGPAGTMARSISGWPAAASWACLLLSVVALVVFAGLLLRSLTPRVSGKSGSERRRTAASVCMAAVMLLGFGLLVLP from the coding sequence GTGACCGGCAACATCCTCATCCAGGCCATGGTCACCGTCCTCGCGGCCGTCGTCGCTGCCCTCTACCTGCCCGACCTCGGGAAGAGGCACGGCGCGCGGACCCGAGTGAACGCAGGCCTCCACCTCCTGATGGCAGCGGGCATGGCTGCCATGGTGTGGCCGTTCGGACGGCAGGTGCCGCCCGCACTGGGCGCGGCCGTGTTCGTCGCGGCAGCGGCTGTCTACGCCTACCAGATCGTCGTACCGGAGAGACGACGTTCCTCGTCAGGACTCGAAAGCCACCAGCACCGTGGTGCCCTGCTGTGGTACCACTTCGCGATGATGGCCGCCATGGCCTGGATGTACGCCGCCATGGGCCTGTCCATGGCATCGATGCAGGCTCGCCAGCACATAGCGATGGCCATGCCCGCCACGAGCATGCCCGGCATGGGCCAGCCCGTGCCTCGGCTCGGTGACGGACCTGCGGGAACAATGGCCCGGAGCATCTCCGGATGGCCTGCGGCCGCCTCGTGGGCGTGCCTGCTGCTGTCCGTCGTCGCCCTCGTCGTCTTCGCGGGACTGCTGCTCAGGTCCCTGACCCCACGAGTGTCGGGGAAGAGCGGGAGCGAACGACGGCGCACCGCGGCCTCGGTGTGCATGGCAGCGGTCATGCTCCTGGGCTTCGGGCTCCTCGTGCTGCCGTGA
- a CDS encoding heavy metal translocating P-type ATPase gives MTEAPATAVLTDTPDEPLELNISGMTCAACAARIERKLNKLDGVHAVVNFATERAVVHGIGPEQAPEAIRLVEKAGYGAAVRDADEDVWSMRAAETRIGSLRRRLAVATILTIPLCDLTILLALVPGWRFPDWELVCVLLAIPIVAWAAWPFHRATLRGLMRGSLSMDTLVSLGSIASFGWAVVTLVIGSSGPGYWLGFGVTPQGADAIYLDVAAGMITFQLGGRYFEARSRRRAGDVLNALASLAVREVRVLRDGLERVVPVGELRVGETFVVRPGERLAADGTVIDGASGIDTSPMTGESVPAEVGPGSAVVGGTVNLAGRLEIRAEAVGPKARLAQMAALAEEAQRRKARIQTLADRVSQYFIPAVIVVAVLVMAAWLLAGAAPRGAFGTGVAVLIIACPCALGLATPTALMVGVGRGGQLGILIKGQDALEASGAIDTVVFDKTGTLTTGAMRVAGLAPLGAPEADLLRWAGAVEAGSEHTIAKAISETARAQLGELPRAGRFTTLPGLGARAEVDGAAVTVGGPRLFAQEGLAMPAEAAAAVERFHARGSTAVLVAVDGVVRGVIALADEVKPSAASTVERLRALGLHSILLTGDAEAPARAAAAATGIDEVVSGVLPAEKAEAIARLQGEGHRVAMVGDGINDAAALATAELGLAMVRGTDIAMKSADIILVRDDLGSVVDAILLSRRTLRTIRLNLVWAFGYNIAAVPIAAFGLLNPLIAAAAMALSSVLVVSNSLRLRSFEPSGRSAARGEGEGPQ, from the coding sequence ATGACCGAAGCGCCAGCCACAGCTGTCCTGACCGACACCCCCGACGAGCCGCTCGAGCTCAACATCTCCGGCATGACCTGTGCGGCCTGCGCAGCCAGGATCGAACGCAAGCTCAACAAGCTCGACGGCGTGCACGCCGTGGTGAACTTCGCCACGGAACGGGCGGTGGTGCACGGCATCGGCCCCGAGCAGGCTCCCGAGGCGATCCGCCTCGTCGAGAAGGCAGGATACGGCGCCGCGGTCCGGGACGCGGACGAGGACGTGTGGTCGATGCGCGCGGCCGAGACCCGGATCGGCTCCCTGCGCCGGCGCCTCGCGGTCGCCACGATCCTCACGATCCCGCTCTGCGACCTGACGATCCTCCTGGCCCTCGTCCCGGGCTGGCGCTTCCCGGACTGGGAGCTCGTGTGCGTGCTCCTGGCGATCCCGATCGTGGCGTGGGCCGCATGGCCGTTCCACAGGGCCACCCTCCGGGGCCTCATGCGAGGCTCCCTCAGCATGGACACCCTGGTCTCGCTCGGGAGCATCGCGTCCTTCGGCTGGGCAGTCGTCACCCTCGTGATCGGCTCGTCGGGCCCGGGCTACTGGCTCGGCTTCGGCGTCACGCCGCAGGGCGCCGACGCGATCTACCTCGACGTCGCCGCCGGGATGATCACGTTCCAGCTCGGCGGACGCTACTTCGAGGCCCGCTCGCGACGCCGTGCCGGCGACGTTCTGAACGCGCTCGCCTCCCTCGCCGTGCGCGAGGTCCGGGTGCTCCGAGACGGCCTCGAACGCGTCGTCCCGGTCGGCGAGCTCCGGGTGGGGGAGACGTTCGTCGTGCGGCCCGGCGAGCGGCTCGCGGCGGACGGAACCGTGATCGACGGCGCCTCCGGGATCGACACGAGCCCCATGACCGGCGAATCCGTCCCGGCAGAGGTGGGCCCGGGCTCGGCGGTCGTCGGGGGAACTGTCAACCTGGCCGGGCGCCTCGAGATCCGCGCCGAGGCCGTGGGCCCCAAGGCCCGCCTCGCGCAGATGGCGGCCCTCGCCGAGGAGGCCCAGCGTCGCAAGGCCCGCATCCAGACCCTCGCGGACCGTGTCTCGCAGTACTTCATCCCCGCCGTCATCGTCGTCGCCGTCCTCGTCATGGCCGCGTGGCTCCTCGCGGGTGCCGCCCCGCGGGGCGCGTTCGGCACCGGCGTCGCCGTGCTCATCATCGCGTGCCCGTGCGCGCTCGGTCTCGCGACTCCGACGGCGCTCATGGTCGGCGTCGGACGCGGGGGGCAGCTCGGCATCCTCATCAAGGGCCAGGACGCCCTCGAGGCCAGCGGCGCGATCGACACGGTCGTCTTCGACAAGACCGGGACCCTCACAACGGGAGCGATGCGCGTCGCGGGCCTGGCGCCGCTGGGCGCGCCCGAGGCCGATCTCCTGCGCTGGGCCGGCGCCGTCGAGGCAGGCTCGGAGCACACGATCGCGAAGGCGATCTCCGAAACGGCCCGTGCCCAGCTCGGCGAGCTTCCGCGCGCCGGCCGCTTCACCACGCTCCCCGGGCTGGGGGCCCGCGCAGAGGTCGACGGCGCCGCGGTCACCGTGGGCGGACCGCGCCTCTTCGCCCAGGAAGGCCTCGCCATGCCCGCCGAGGCGGCGGCCGCCGTCGAGCGCTTCCACGCCCGCGGATCGACGGCGGTCCTCGTCGCTGTGGACGGCGTGGTGCGGGGCGTCATCGCCCTCGCCGACGAGGTCAAGCCCTCCGCAGCGTCCACGGTGGAGCGGCTCCGCGCGCTCGGCCTGCACAGCATCCTCCTCACCGGCGACGCCGAGGCGCCAGCCCGCGCCGCCGCTGCGGCGACCGGCATCGATGAGGTGGTCTCGGGCGTTTTGCCGGCCGAGAAGGCGGAGGCAATAGCCCGCCTGCAGGGGGAGGGGCACCGGGTCGCGATGGTCGGGGACGGGATCAACGACGCCGCAGCCCTCGCCACGGCAGAGCTCGGCCTCGCCATGGTCCGCGGAACGGACATCGCCATGAAGTCTGCGGACATCATCCTGGTCCGCGACGACCTCGGCTCGGTCGTCGACGCCATCCTGCTCTCGCGCCGGACTCTCCGCACGATCCGCCTCAACCTCGTATGGGCGTTCGGCTACAACATCGCCGCGGTCCCGATTGCGGCCTTCGGCCTCCTCAACCCGCTCATCGCCGCCGCGGCGATGGCGCTCTCCTCGGTGCTCGTGGTCTCCAACAGCCTCCGCCTGCGGTCGTTCGAGCCCTCAGGGAGGTCGGCAGCCAGGGGGGAGGGAGAGGGCCCCCAGTGA
- a CDS encoding cytochrome c oxidase assembly protein, translated as MASTTPAMVHRPAPSAGRLWWSAAIPLAIAPATALILGPTPYRELSRDFPGMATAVASTVLHVVAWAASTLCVGGLFQAAFLRGRPGGLRAPRADPMDSRLVTASSGAWLAASLALIAVDGADSNGYSVAHVLDPGAFTYLIQASYLPGAWIVTSMCALAVLVGFRLARHWAAGLALLAVAFAGVLGPVLVTQVLVGPNHDFGSDAAVYAVPAETVFVGVTAVLTYRLLARKAIWAQTIQRYRRVAGVCWGAMVLFGGVEAWFFLDGSGPFSSETGWLLTGWFALLAVLGGLLLRLRGLPGTDVREARARMRRTGVVAVVLMAAMGGLEAAMSRVPPPNYFAPTSIMQLFFGYDVTATPTLAVLAFDWRLNTFFFVVSLVGSGLYLFAVARLRRRGDHWPLGRTIGWLLGWLSVVLTTSSGLGKYADASFSLHMILHMSLNMLCPVLLVLGGPFTLALRATTAAPPDRAPGPHEWVKAVLHWPLLQHLNNPLWVFVEFIGSYYVLYFTPIFEQAMRYHWAHQLFNVHLLIVGYLFYSLVIGVDKPPRPLPHLGKLGLVLAAMPFHAFFGVIVMTSTSVIAQEFYQWLTRPWWPDLHSDQYTGGGIAWAAGELPLLVVVLALLTQWARQDRRETKRLDRHLDAGLDESFEAYNEMLGQLSERRYPTPLEERP; from the coding sequence ATGGCTTCCACGACACCTGCAATGGTTCACCGACCGGCTCCTTCCGCGGGCCGCCTCTGGTGGAGCGCGGCCATTCCCCTGGCGATCGCGCCCGCGACCGCACTGATCCTTGGTCCAACCCCTTACCGGGAGCTCAGCCGCGACTTCCCCGGAATGGCTACAGCCGTGGCGAGCACCGTTCTGCATGTCGTCGCGTGGGCGGCCTCGACGCTGTGCGTCGGGGGCCTGTTCCAGGCCGCGTTCCTCCGCGGCCGTCCGGGCGGGCTGCGCGCGCCCCGCGCCGACCCCATGGACTCGAGGCTCGTGACGGCGTCGTCCGGTGCGTGGCTCGCGGCCTCGCTTGCGCTCATCGCGGTCGACGGCGCCGACTCGAACGGCTACTCTGTCGCCCACGTCCTCGACCCCGGCGCGTTCACGTACCTCATCCAGGCGTCCTATCTCCCAGGGGCGTGGATTGTGACGAGCATGTGCGCCCTCGCAGTCCTCGTCGGCTTCCGGCTCGCGCGGCACTGGGCCGCAGGGCTCGCGCTGCTCGCGGTCGCCTTCGCGGGCGTCCTCGGGCCCGTGCTCGTGACCCAGGTCCTCGTGGGCCCGAACCACGACTTCGGCAGCGACGCGGCTGTCTACGCGGTCCCGGCCGAGACGGTGTTCGTCGGTGTCACGGCCGTCCTGACCTACCGGCTCCTGGCGCGCAAGGCGATCTGGGCCCAGACCATCCAGCGCTACCGCCGCGTCGCCGGGGTCTGCTGGGGCGCCATGGTGCTCTTCGGCGGCGTGGAGGCCTGGTTCTTCCTCGACGGGTCTGGCCCCTTCTCGAGCGAGACGGGATGGCTCCTCACGGGTTGGTTCGCCCTTCTGGCAGTGCTCGGCGGGCTGCTCCTGCGCCTGCGCGGGCTGCCCGGGACGGATGTGCGCGAAGCGCGGGCGAGGATGCGGCGCACGGGAGTTGTCGCCGTCGTCCTCATGGCAGCCATGGGTGGGCTCGAAGCCGCGATGTCCCGAGTCCCGCCCCCGAACTACTTCGCACCGACCTCGATCATGCAGCTGTTCTTCGGCTACGACGTGACCGCGACCCCCACGCTCGCGGTGCTCGCGTTCGACTGGCGCCTGAACACGTTCTTCTTCGTCGTGTCCCTCGTCGGCTCGGGCCTGTACCTCTTCGCCGTCGCCCGGCTGCGGCGCCGCGGGGACCATTGGCCCCTCGGCCGGACCATCGGGTGGCTCCTCGGGTGGCTCTCCGTGGTACTGACGACCTCCTCCGGGCTTGGCAAGTACGCCGACGCGTCGTTCAGCCTCCACATGATCCTGCACATGAGCCTGAACATGCTCTGCCCGGTGCTGCTGGTCCTCGGCGGCCCGTTCACGCTCGCGCTGCGCGCCACGACCGCGGCGCCGCCGGACCGGGCCCCCGGGCCGCACGAGTGGGTCAAGGCCGTCCTGCACTGGCCGCTGCTCCAGCACCTGAACAACCCGCTGTGGGTGTTCGTCGAGTTCATCGGCTCGTACTACGTCTTGTACTTCACGCCGATCTTCGAGCAGGCCATGCGCTACCACTGGGCGCATCAGCTGTTCAACGTGCACCTCCTGATCGTCGGCTACCTCTTCTACAGCCTCGTCATCGGCGTCGACAAGCCGCCGCGGCCGCTCCCCCACCTCGGCAAGCTGGGCCTCGTGCTGGCCGCCATGCCCTTCCACGCGTTCTTCGGCGTCATCGTCATGACCAGCACGAGCGTGATCGCGCAGGAGTTCTACCAGTGGCTCACCCGTCCATGGTGGCCCGACCTGCACTCCGACCAGTACACGGGCGGCGGCATCGCGTGGGCGGCGGGCGAGCTGCCGCTGCTCGTCGTCGTCCTCGCGCTCCTGACACAGTGGGCGCGGCAGGACCGCCGCGAGACGAAGCGCCTCGACCGCCACCTCGACGCGGGCCTCGACGAGAGCTTCGAGGCGTACAACGAAATGCTCGGGCAGCTCTCCGAGCGCCGCTATCCGACTCCCCTCGAGGAACGCCCATGA
- a CDS encoding chloride channel protein produces the protein MPSAAVRGSRIRALGRGVGERLGVGSLPLVLLAVIVGLGAGLAAVAFRWLIVGATQLFSGAADYAGTVGHPANHWVPWLGPAFVVLAPAVGGLVYGPLVHFFAREARGHGVPEVMYAVARRGGRIKGRVAVVKALASALTIGSGGSVGREGPIVQIGSALGSRLGTLAGSSEAQLRTLVACGAAGGIAATFNAPIAGVFFALELILRDFAARSFAAVMLSSIAASVVGRALLGNYPFLHLPAFTASNPAEMLLFALLGLVAGGIGVLFSKILYAIEDVCDWLWRGPEWVRPAVGGLLLGCLLLALPQMYGVGYPVLENSVLGHYALGFLLVLAAAKILATSLTIGIGGSGGVFAPSLFVGATAGAAFGQAVALVFPSLGGDAGAFALVGMGAVFAGSTRAAITAGLIIFELSGEYSLILPLLLAVLVATAVSALASRDTIYTRKLLRRGVDISAPVRGRDALGLHTVGEAMGHAPEPVLDSISAKEAGRQLMGTDARALPVVDSAGRVVGVITPAVLAAGLEEEEDGADRLTVGALAQAAAALERDERLDSAAEAVLAAGETDGLPVVDGDGSLCGWLSTEHVLQRIIAAAEGSRQAHGSKSPR, from the coding sequence GTGCCGTCTGCCGCCGTCCGCGGTTCCAGGATCCGAGCCCTTGGCCGCGGGGTAGGGGAGAGACTCGGGGTCGGGTCGCTGCCCCTGGTGCTCCTTGCGGTGATCGTGGGCCTGGGTGCCGGCCTCGCCGCTGTCGCCTTCCGCTGGCTCATCGTCGGGGCGACCCAGCTCTTCTCGGGCGCCGCGGACTACGCCGGGACCGTGGGGCATCCGGCGAACCATTGGGTGCCCTGGCTCGGGCCTGCGTTCGTGGTCCTCGCGCCCGCGGTCGGCGGCCTGGTCTACGGCCCGCTCGTCCACTTCTTCGCCCGCGAGGCCAGGGGCCACGGCGTGCCAGAGGTGATGTACGCCGTCGCCCGCAGGGGAGGGCGGATCAAGGGGCGCGTTGCGGTCGTCAAAGCCCTGGCCTCCGCGCTCACGATCGGGTCCGGCGGGTCGGTCGGCCGCGAGGGCCCGATCGTCCAGATCGGGTCCGCGCTCGGCTCGCGCCTGGGAACCCTCGCGGGTTCGTCGGAGGCCCAGCTGCGCACCTTGGTCGCGTGCGGGGCCGCAGGCGGGATCGCGGCCACGTTCAACGCCCCGATCGCAGGGGTGTTCTTCGCCCTCGAGCTGATCCTGCGGGACTTCGCCGCCCGCTCGTTCGCCGCCGTGATGCTCTCCTCGATCGCGGCGTCCGTGGTGGGAAGGGCGCTGCTGGGCAACTATCCGTTCCTGCACCTTCCTGCGTTCACTGCCTCCAACCCTGCCGAGATGCTGCTGTTCGCGCTGCTGGGCCTCGTGGCGGGCGGGATCGGCGTCCTCTTCTCCAAGATCCTCTACGCCATCGAGGACGTCTGCGACTGGCTCTGGCGCGGCCCAGAGTGGGTCAGGCCCGCCGTAGGCGGCCTGCTGCTGGGGTGCCTGCTGCTGGCCCTGCCCCAGATGTACGGGGTCGGCTACCCGGTGCTGGAGAACAGCGTCCTCGGACACTATGCGCTCGGCTTCCTTCTGGTCCTGGCGGCGGCGAAGATCCTCGCCACGAGCCTGACCATCGGAATCGGCGGCTCCGGAGGCGTCTTCGCGCCATCGCTGTTCGTCGGGGCGACGGCCGGCGCGGCCTTCGGCCAGGCCGTCGCGCTGGTCTTCCCGTCGCTGGGCGGGGACGCCGGCGCCTTCGCCTTGGTGGGCATGGGGGCGGTCTTCGCGGGCTCGACCAGGGCGGCGATCACCGCGGGGCTCATCATCTTCGAACTCAGCGGCGAGTACTCGCTGATCCTGCCACTCCTGCTCGCGGTCCTGGTCGCCACGGCCGTGTCCGCCCTTGCCAGCCGCGACACGATCTACACCCGCAAGCTCCTCCGGCGCGGCGTGGACATCTCGGCACCGGTAAGGGGCCGGGACGCCCTCGGGCTCCACACTGTCGGAGAGGCGATGGGCCACGCCCCCGAACCGGTCCTCGACTCGATTTCGGCGAAGGAGGCCGGACGGCAGCTCATGGGCACGGACGCGCGGGCCCTTCCGGTCGTGGATTCGGCAGGGAGGGTGGTCGGTGTGATCACCCCGGCTGTCCTGGCCGCGGGGCTGGAGGAGGAGGAGGACGGCGCCGATCGCCTCACCGTGGGGGCGCTCGCCCAGGCCGCCGCAGCCCTCGAACGGGACGAGAGGCTGGATTCCGCGGCCGAGGCCGTCCTCGCCGCGGGCGAGACGGACGGCCTTCCGGTTGTCGACGGGGACGGGAGCCTGTGCGGGTGGCTGAGCACCGAGCACGTCCTGCAGCGCATCATCGCAGCGGCGGAAGGATCTCGGCAGGCACACGGATCCAAGAGCCCCCGATGA
- a CDS encoding MarR family winged helix-turn-helix transcriptional regulator, producing MTPEGHQAQGSGAYDEVESVLRASRALLGVVARSVAEALESVTLPQFRVLVVLASTGPAPIGILAAKLGSVPSTFSRFLDRMEDAGLVARQPSPDSRREVLIALQPKGAAIVEEATERRRQAIGEILQGLGKTERAAILAAMDDFSAAAGEPAPETLLILGL from the coding sequence ATGACACCTGAGGGCCATCAGGCGCAGGGCAGCGGCGCATACGACGAGGTCGAGTCGGTCCTGCGGGCCTCCCGCGCGCTGCTGGGGGTCGTCGCCCGCTCGGTCGCCGAGGCGCTCGAGTCCGTGACGCTCCCCCAGTTCCGGGTCCTGGTGGTCCTGGCCAGCACTGGACCCGCCCCGATCGGCATCCTCGCTGCGAAGCTCGGCAGCGTCCCCTCGACCTTCAGCCGCTTCCTCGACCGGATGGAGGACGCAGGCCTTGTGGCCCGGCAGCCGAGCCCGGACAGCCGGAGAGAAGTCCTCATCGCACTCCAGCCCAAGGGCGCCGCCATTGTCGAGGAGGCCACCGAAAGGCGCCGGCAGGCGATCGGGGAAATCCTCCAGGGCCTCGGCAAGACAGAGCGGGCCGCAATTCTCGCTGCCATGGACGACTTCTCGGCCGCCGCCGGCGAGCCCGCCCCCGAGACGCTCCTGATCCTCGGCCTCTGA
- a CDS encoding SDR family NAD(P)-dependent oxidoreductase, protein MPYAGSQVDGHVVVTGGGTGIGAAIAHRYASEGANVVILGRRPGPLEAVAKDIGAVALVADAGNAEAVKAALAGILRRFGRVDTLVCNAGGAGFAPVGETSDTEWGDSLHANLTTSFVTAAAGQARLTLDMYNLADVQRRHRGRSSVDEVMRRYLARQISGIEAPRQEGEAEFAASAGRLADFVDEHGRAPDW, encoded by the coding sequence ATGCCCTACGCAGGCTCCCAGGTCGACGGGCACGTCGTCGTCACCGGGGGCGGCACCGGCATCGGCGCCGCCATCGCCCACCGCTACGCATCGGAGGGCGCGAACGTCGTCATCCTCGGCCGCCGTCCCGGACCCCTCGAGGCCGTCGCCAAGGACATCGGCGCCGTGGCGCTCGTGGCCGACGCCGGGAACGCCGAGGCAGTCAAAGCCGCACTGGCGGGCATTCTGCGGCGGTTCGGCCGCGTCGACACGCTCGTGTGCAACGCCGGCGGAGCGGGATTCGCGCCCGTGGGGGAGACGAGCGACACCGAGTGGGGCGATTCGCTCCACGCCAACCTCACGACGTCATTCGTCACGGCCGCAGCAGGTCAGGCCCGACTCACGTTGGACATGTACAATCTCGCGGACGTGCAACGACGTCATCGGGGGCGAAGCAGCGTGGACGAAGTGATGAGGCGGTACCTGGCCAGACAGATCTCCGGGATCGAGGCGCCGAGGCAGGAGGGTGAGGCGGAGTTCGCCGCCTCGGCCGGGAGGCTGGCGGACTTCGTGGACGAGCACGGCAGGGCCCCGGACTGGTAG
- a CDS encoding aldehyde dehydrogenase family protein encodes MTTTTTSILDAITVPEGQGRAIPDAATRETIGHAPVHGLDDLEAAIAAVRAAQPAWNALGHAERSRILNAIADDLEANLEELASILSREQGKPLDGPNARFEVGACAVWTRNAANTVLEPEVVFDAGGARSEVHYDPLGVVGAIGPWNWPMMITVWQIAPSLRMGNTVVAKPSSFTPLSVLALAEIFNRHLPEGVLTVVSGDREVGAAIASHRGLDKIMFTGSTEAGRKIVASSAQNLARLTLELGGNDPGIVLPGTDAKAIAENLFWGCFINTGQTCAALKRLYVHESVYDDVVEALAELASAMPMGPGLQEGNVLGPLQNQAQFDIVKDLVDDARTRGARIVAGGEPAPDLGPLFYRATVVADIEDGARLVDEEQFGPAIPVIKYTDVDDAIRRANASEQGLGASVWSDDADAAVAVAKLLQAGTVWINQHGTLNPQVPFGGTKQSGYGQEFGVAGLKAVAAPKVITR; translated from the coding sequence ATGACCACCACCACGACGTCGATCCTCGACGCGATCACCGTCCCCGAAGGCCAGGGCCGCGCGATCCCGGACGCCGCCACCCGGGAGACCATCGGGCACGCCCCCGTCCACGGGCTCGACGACCTCGAGGCGGCCATCGCCGCTGTGCGCGCGGCGCAGCCGGCCTGGAACGCCCTGGGCCACGCGGAGCGGTCCCGCATCCTCAACGCAATCGCCGACGACCTCGAGGCGAACCTCGAAGAGCTCGCCAGCATACTCTCCCGGGAGCAGGGCAAGCCGTTGGACGGGCCGAACGCCCGCTTCGAGGTCGGCGCCTGCGCCGTGTGGACGCGCAATGCGGCCAACACGGTCCTCGAGCCCGAAGTCGTCTTCGACGCCGGCGGCGCCCGCTCCGAGGTGCACTACGACCCGCTCGGCGTCGTGGGGGCGATCGGTCCTTGGAACTGGCCGATGATGATCACCGTCTGGCAGATCGCGCCGTCCCTGCGCATGGGAAACACGGTCGTGGCCAAGCCGAGCAGCTTCACCCCGCTGTCCGTGCTCGCCCTGGCCGAGATCTTCAACCGCCACCTGCCCGAGGGAGTCCTGACCGTCGTCTCCGGGGACCGGGAAGTGGGCGCCGCGATCGCCTCCCACCGCGGCCTGGACAAGATCATGTTCACCGGCTCGACCGAGGCGGGGCGCAAGATCGTCGCCTCCTCGGCCCAGAACCTCGCCCGGCTCACCCTCGAGCTCGGCGGGAACGACCCCGGCATCGTCCTGCCCGGCACCGACGCGAAGGCCATCGCGGAGAACCTCTTCTGGGGCTGCTTCATCAACACCGGCCAGACCTGCGCTGCGCTCAAGCGCCTCTACGTGCACGAGTCCGTCTACGACGACGTCGTCGAGGCCCTTGCCGAGCTCGCCAGCGCGATGCCGATGGGTCCCGGCCTTCAGGAGGGCAACGTCCTGGGGCCCCTGCAGAACCAGGCCCAGTTCGACATCGTCAAGGACCTCGTAGACGACGCCCGCACACGCGGCGCCCGCATCGTCGCCGGCGGCGAACCCGCCCCCGACCTCGGGCCCCTCTTCTACCGCGCCACCGTCGTGGCCGACATCGAGGACGGCGCCCGTCTGGTGGACGAGGAGCAGTTCGGCCCCGCCATCCCCGTCATCAAATACACCGACGTCGACGACGCCATCCGCCGCGCCAACGCCTCCGAGCAGGGCCTGGGCGCCTCCGTGTGGTCCGACGACGCGGACGCCGCCGTCGCGGTCGCCAAGCTGCTCCAAGCCGGGACCGTGTGGATCAACCAGCACGGCACCCTCAACCCCCAGGTCCCCTTCGGCGGGACCAAGCAGTCCGGCTACGGCCAGGAGTTCGGCGTCGCCGGTCTCAAGGCCGTCGCCGCCCCCAAGGTCATCACCCGCTGA